A window of Rufibacter sp. LB8 contains these coding sequences:
- a CDS encoding M1 family aminopeptidase, whose translation MFLQIFLFELKYRLQRPATYIYFLIFFLMALLAVFGVSGVFGGTIIIGGGSSASLKANAPYQINWVITLLSWFGVLVTSAMMGNSIYRDFEHKTHALFFTSPISKWGYLGGRFWGSFLVTLFVFSGMAFGYIFASAIAPLFPGVEASKFGPFVLMHYVQPYLLIVIPNLLFTGAIFFALGTLTRNMLAVYIGSVLVLVLYGVSSALTADLDNEFLSNLLDPFGATAVNLTTRYWTAAEQNTLLLPLNEHILWNRLLWMGVGLVLLIFCFWKFSFSFFASEGKARKVRKEENLGVAVPNKLILPKVHQEFSFSRSFGQFWKLAKLEFKGIVRSVYFIAIVVAGIVFLLSTGSQIGKLYGTTTFPVTSEVISLLGGTFSLFMLIIITFYSGELVWRERDARMNQLYDALPIPNWVPFTSKVVALMSIQVVLMAVVLLCGIIIQVAKGYYNFELGLYVKGLFGVQLIDFLLMSVLAMLVQVLVNNKFLGHFIMVIYYLANIFKGQLGFEHLLYSFSSDPGMRYSAMNGYGHFVKPFLLFKLYWGAFAVILALLSNLLWVRGTEASIKGRFKLASLQLRKSTLLVLGSAALVFLISGGFIFYNTNMLHEYRDSDDNEKLQAAFEKTYKKYQGLPQPKVVDVYLETDLYPQEREFHFKGYFWLKNKTNVALDSIHIMLDEDAVIKQLAFARPAKEVLFDKKMGYHIFRLAQPLVPGDSIKLNLDLRYQTKGFKDRSYNTGIVYNGSFINSQYLPHIGYQEGFELGDDDTRKEHGLKPKERMAKVDDLKARQTTYIGNDADWITFETVVSTVPGQIALAPGYLQKEWIKDGRRYFHYKMDSKILNFYAFLSADYEVRKDKWNDVAIEVYYQKGHEYNIDRMIKGVKKSLDYYTANFSPYQHRQVRILEFPGYAAFAQAFPNTIPFSESIGFIADVDDKDPEDIDYPFYVTAHEVAHQWWAHQVIGGDVQGSTLMSETMSQYSALMVMKKEYGAERMKKFLQYEMRNYLTGRAGERKKELPLYLVENQQYIHYRKGSVVMYALADYIGEDKLNAALKAYVQKVAFQEAPFTNSLEFMTYIKQVTPDSLQYLVEDMFEHITLYENKATEATAQRQKDGTYKVTFTVDAKKFRADSLGNESLAKLQDYVDVAVMTRKKVDGHWQDVPLYLQKQLIKAGQNKLEVTVKEKPLKAGVDPYQKLIDRNPEDNMKDVTVKS comes from the coding sequence CGTGTTCTCGGGCATGGCGTTCGGGTATATTTTCGCCTCAGCCATTGCGCCGCTGTTCCCAGGAGTGGAAGCCAGCAAGTTCGGACCGTTTGTCTTGATGCATTACGTGCAGCCCTACTTGTTAATCGTCATCCCGAATCTGCTGTTCACCGGCGCTATTTTCTTTGCGCTGGGCACGCTCACGCGCAACATGCTGGCCGTGTACATTGGCAGCGTGCTAGTGCTGGTGCTCTACGGCGTGTCCAGCGCACTCACCGCAGATTTGGACAATGAATTTCTGTCGAATTTATTAGATCCCTTCGGAGCCACGGCCGTGAACTTGACCACGCGTTACTGGACCGCCGCCGAGCAGAACACCTTGCTTTTGCCCCTGAACGAGCACATACTCTGGAACCGTCTGCTTTGGATGGGTGTGGGGTTAGTTTTGCTGATTTTCTGCTTCTGGAAATTCAGTTTTTCGTTCTTCGCCTCTGAAGGCAAGGCCCGCAAGGTCAGAAAAGAGGAAAACCTTGGTGTTGCAGTGCCAAACAAACTAATCTTACCCAAAGTACATCAGGAGTTCTCCTTTAGCCGCAGCTTCGGGCAATTCTGGAAACTGGCCAAGTTGGAGTTCAAGGGCATTGTGCGCAGCGTGTATTTCATTGCTATTGTGGTGGCGGGCATTGTGTTTCTGCTTTCCACCGGAAGTCAGATTGGCAAGCTGTACGGTACCACTACGTTCCCGGTCACGTCTGAAGTTATCTCTTTGTTAGGCGGCACGTTTTCGTTGTTCATGCTCATCATCATCACGTTTTACTCCGGCGAACTGGTCTGGCGAGAGCGCGATGCCCGCATGAACCAACTCTATGATGCGCTGCCAATTCCCAACTGGGTGCCGTTCACGTCTAAAGTAGTGGCCTTGATGAGCATACAGGTAGTCTTGATGGCGGTAGTTTTGCTCTGTGGCATTATTATTCAGGTGGCCAAGGGCTACTATAATTTTGAGCTGGGGTTGTATGTAAAGGGCTTGTTTGGTGTGCAGTTGATAGATTTTCTGCTGATGAGCGTGCTGGCCATGCTGGTGCAGGTGCTGGTGAACAACAAATTCCTGGGCCATTTTATCATGGTCATTTATTATCTGGCAAACATTTTCAAAGGGCAATTGGGTTTTGAGCATTTGCTGTATTCATTTAGCTCAGACCCGGGCATGCGGTATTCGGCCATGAACGGCTACGGGCATTTTGTAAAGCCGTTTCTGCTGTTCAAGCTGTACTGGGGCGCGTTTGCGGTGATCTTGGCCTTGCTTTCCAATTTGCTGTGGGTGCGGGGCACCGAAGCCAGTATCAAAGGCCGGTTCAAGCTGGCGAGTTTGCAGCTGAGAAAATCCACCTTGCTGGTGCTGGGTTCGGCGGCATTGGTGTTCTTGATTTCCGGTGGGTTCATCTTTTACAACACCAACATGCTGCATGAGTACCGTGACTCAGATGACAACGAGAAACTGCAGGCCGCCTTTGAGAAAACCTACAAGAAATACCAGGGCCTGCCGCAACCCAAAGTAGTGGATGTGTACCTGGAAACCGACCTGTACCCGCAGGAGCGCGAATTCCATTTCAAAGGTTATTTCTGGCTTAAAAACAAAACCAACGTGGCCCTTGACTCCATACATATCATGCTGGATGAAGACGCCGTAATCAAGCAACTGGCCTTCGCGCGGCCGGCCAAAGAAGTGTTGTTTGACAAAAAAATGGGCTACCACATCTTCCGGCTGGCCCAGCCACTGGTGCCTGGTGACTCCATCAAACTGAACCTGGACCTGCGCTACCAGACCAAAGGTTTCAAAGACCGAAGCTACAACACCGGCATTGTCTACAACGGCTCCTTCATCAACAGCCAATACCTGCCGCACATTGGGTACCAGGAAGGCTTTGAACTAGGTGACGATGATACACGCAAAGAACATGGCCTCAAGCCCAAAGAGCGCATGGCCAAGGTAGACGACCTTAAGGCGCGCCAGACCACCTACATTGGCAATGACGCCGACTGGATCACTTTTGAAACCGTGGTGAGCACCGTGCCGGGCCAGATTGCCCTGGCGCCCGGCTATTTGCAGAAAGAATGGATCAAAGACGGCCGCCGCTATTTCCATTACAAGATGGATTCCAAAATCCTGAATTTCTATGCCTTTCTGTCAGCGGATTATGAGGTGAGGAAAGACAAATGGAACGATGTGGCCATTGAGGTCTATTACCAGAAAGGCCATGAGTACAATATAGACCGCATGATCAAGGGCGTGAAGAAATCACTGGACTATTACACCGCCAATTTCAGCCCGTACCAGCACCGGCAGGTGCGCATTCTGGAGTTTCCGGGGTATGCGGCGTTTGCGCAGGCGTTTCCCAACACCATTCCGTTCTCAGAGTCCATTGGGTTTATTGCCGATGTAGATGACAAAGACCCCGAGGACATTGACTATCCGTTCTACGTGACTGCCCATGAGGTGGCGCACCAGTGGTGGGCGCACCAAGTCATCGGTGGCGATGTGCAAGGCTCCACGCTGATGTCAGAAACCATGAGCCAGTATTCGGCCTTAATGGTGATGAAGAAAGAGTACGGCGCAGAGCGCATGAAGAAGTTCCTGCAGTATGAGATGCGCAATTACCTCACCGGCCGCGCCGGCGAACGCAAAAAGGAACTGCCCTTGTATTTGGTGGAAAACCAGCAGTACATTCATTACCGCAAAGGCTCTGTGGTGATGTACGCGCTGGCAGATTACATTGGCGAAGACAAACTCAACGCGGCGCTTAAGGCCTACGTACAGAAAGTGGCGTTCCAGGAAGCGCCGTTCACCAACAGCCTGGAGTTCATGACCTACATCAAGCAAGTTACGCCAGACTCACTGCAGTATTTGGTAGAGGATATGTTTGAGCATATCACGCTCTATGAGAACAAAGCCACTGAAGCCACCGCCCAGAGACAGAAAGACGGTACCTACAAAGTGACGTTCACGGTAGATGCCAAGAAATTCAGGGCCGACAGCCTGGGCAACGAGAGCCTGGCTAAGCTCCAGGACTACGTAGACGTGGCCGTGATGACCCGCAAGAAAGTAGACGGCCACTGGCAAGACGTGCCGCTGTACCTGCAGAAGCAACTCATTAAAGCCGGGCAGAACAAGCTGGAAGTCACCGTCAAAGAGAAGCCCTTGAAAGCCGGCGTGGACCCATACCAAAAACTCATTGACCGCAATCCCGAGGACAACATGAAAGACGTGACCGTGAAGTCATAA
- a CDS encoding RNA methyltransferase yields the protein MDDLQRDSVEDFKNKQKNPLVLVLDNVRSLHNVGSAFRTADAFAVAKIFLCGITGTPPNKEIHKTALGATESVEWEHVGTTLEAVECLKTEGYTVWAIEQTEGSTSLADFQPEAGQKHAFVFGNEVFGVEEDVIQAADGVLEIPQFGTKHSLNVSVTVGVVVWDALSKILVKQ from the coding sequence ATGGATGACCTTCAACGCGACTCGGTGGAGGACTTCAAAAATAAGCAAAAAAATCCGTTGGTGTTGGTACTGGACAATGTGCGAAGCCTGCACAATGTGGGCTCAGCGTTCAGGACCGCTGATGCGTTTGCCGTGGCCAAAATCTTCCTCTGCGGCATCACGGGCACGCCGCCCAACAAAGAGATCCACAAGACCGCGTTGGGCGCCACGGAGTCGGTGGAGTGGGAACACGTGGGCACAACCTTAGAAGCAGTAGAATGTCTTAAAACCGAAGGCTACACTGTGTGGGCCATTGAACAGACGGAGGGCAGCACCTCGTTGGCTGACTTTCAGCCGGAAGCTGGGCAAAAGCATGCGTTTGTGTTCGGGAATGAGGTGTTTGGCGTGGAGGAAGACGTGATTCAAGCCGCCGATGGCGTACTGGAGATTCCGCAGTTTGGCACCAAGCACAGCCTGAACGTGTCAGTGACGGTAGGCGTGGTGGTCTGGGATGCTTTGAGTAAAATTTTAGTGAAACAGTAA
- a CDS encoding tetratricopeptide repeat protein, with amino-acid sequence MSLNVMAGGGGGDVAKSAAASKVRIKEISLVIKQNPQNAQAFAERAAAKLELGDAFGAIKDYNNAVEIAPSNTEFLQARGNAFVMVEAFKEALTDFNTALLNSTSLELIYDRAVAKFHLDDYEGALADLNQVLAAAPSHSKALFNRAVVKLDMQQTEGAIADLTTFLASNPNHEQALFTLELAKTQLAKKVAKR; translated from the coding sequence ATGTCATTGAATGTAATGGCCGGTGGTGGTGGAGGAGATGTAGCCAAGTCAGCGGCTGCGTCTAAAGTACGCATCAAAGAAATTTCCTTGGTGATTAAGCAAAACCCACAGAACGCACAAGCCTTCGCAGAGCGCGCGGCCGCCAAGCTGGAATTGGGTGATGCCTTTGGCGCCATCAAAGACTACAACAACGCGGTGGAGATTGCTCCAAGCAACACTGAGTTTTTGCAAGCCCGTGGCAATGCCTTTGTAATGGTAGAGGCCTTCAAAGAAGCCTTAACTGATTTCAATACCGCGCTTTTAAACTCTACTTCTTTGGAGTTGATTTATGACCGCGCCGTGGCCAAGTTCCACCTAGATGACTATGAAGGTGCCCTAGCCGACTTAAACCAGGTATTGGCCGCTGCTCCCAGCCATTCTAAAGCGCTGTTCAACCGCGCCGTGGTAAAGTTAGACATGCAACAAACCGAAGGTGCCATTGCTGACTTAACTACCTTCTTAGCAAGCAACCCCAACCACGAGCAAGCTTTGTTCACCCTGGAGTTAGCCAAAACCCAATTAGCTAAAAAAGTAGCCAAGCGTTAA